The following proteins are encoded in a genomic region of Stutzerimonas balearica DSM 6083:
- a CDS encoding ATP-dependent Clp protease proteolytic subunit: MMTVHIVNFTAPINSATCGQLIAKCSQAVQDGASRLVIKIATMGGECSYGFSMYNFLMALPIPVHTHNLGTVESMGNIIFLAGERRTACRHSKFLFHPFHWTLHGSVDHARMSEYAMSLDEDLVLYARIVEERTQGAREPLDIPDYLKASPRILEPEAALATGMIHAIDECGVPRDAVSWCVHS; encoded by the coding sequence ATCATGACCGTTCATATCGTCAACTTCACCGCGCCGATCAATTCGGCGACCTGCGGCCAGCTCATCGCCAAATGCTCGCAAGCGGTCCAGGACGGCGCCTCCCGCCTGGTCATCAAGATCGCCACCATGGGCGGCGAATGCAGCTACGGCTTTTCCATGTACAACTTCCTGATGGCGCTGCCGATCCCGGTGCACACGCACAACCTGGGCACCGTGGAATCGATGGGCAACATCATCTTTCTCGCTGGCGAGCGGCGCACGGCGTGCCGGCACAGCAAGTTCCTCTTCCACCCGTTCCACTGGACGCTGCATGGCTCGGTCGACCATGCACGGATGTCCGAATACGCGATGAGCCTGGACGAAGACCTGGTGCTCTATGCGCGCATCGTCGAGGAACGCACCCAGGGCGCGCGCGAGCCGCTGGACATCCCCGATTATCTGAAGGCCTCGCCGCGTATCCTCGAGCCGGAAGCCGCGCTGGCCACCGGCATGATCCACGCGATCGACGAATGCGGCGTGCCGCGCGACGCGGTGAGCTGGTGCGTGCATTCCTAG
- a CDS encoding LysR family transcriptional regulator, with protein MNISGFDLNLLKVLDALLRERNVSRAAQRLSLSQPAVSNALGRLRELLDDPLLVRVGRSMQPTPRALGLELPIRDALARIEDSLNAGDLFDPASSQAHFTVAVTDYVELLCMPALMKRLAQVAPGVRLAIEPLTPTLPAEALDRGEIDLALGRFLEVPTRFQTRRWASEGLQVVLRKGHPLAQRPLDLPAFLQLRHLWVHGGQTRGMVDLWLQEQGLSREVVYTTPSYLQAPHVVAASDLAVVLPTRLARHFAALMPLALLDLPFALGPFQLDLVSVAQRQNDAALQWLIGEIAQLAEEQA; from the coding sequence GTGAATATATCTGGCTTCGATCTTAATCTGCTGAAGGTGCTCGACGCCCTGCTGCGCGAGCGCAACGTCTCACGCGCTGCGCAACGCCTGTCCCTCAGCCAGCCGGCGGTGAGCAATGCGCTGGGGCGTTTGCGCGAATTGCTCGACGATCCGCTGCTGGTTCGCGTCGGCCGCAGCATGCAGCCAACGCCGCGGGCGCTCGGCCTCGAGTTGCCGATCCGCGACGCGCTTGCACGCATCGAGGATTCGCTCAATGCCGGCGACCTGTTCGATCCGGCCAGCAGCCAGGCGCATTTCACCGTAGCCGTCACCGACTACGTCGAGCTGCTGTGCATGCCGGCGCTGATGAAGCGCCTGGCCCAGGTGGCGCCGGGCGTCCGACTGGCGATCGAGCCGCTCACCCCGACGCTGCCGGCCGAGGCGCTCGACCGCGGCGAAATCGACCTGGCGCTGGGCCGTTTCCTCGAGGTGCCGACCCGCTTCCAGACCCGCCGCTGGGCCAGCGAAGGCCTGCAGGTGGTGCTGCGCAAGGGGCACCCGCTGGCCCAACGGCCACTTGATCTACCGGCTTTCCTGCAGCTGCGGCACCTCTGGGTACACGGCGGCCAGACCCGCGGCATGGTCGACCTGTGGCTTCAGGAGCAGGGCCTGAGCCGCGAGGTCGTGTACACCACGCCGAGCTATCTGCAGGCGCCGCACGTCGTCGCGGCCAGCGACCTGGCGGTGGTCTTGCCGACACGGCTGGCCCGGCACTTCGCCGCGCTCATGCCGCTGGCATTGCTGGACCTGCCCTTCGCACTCGGGCCTTTCCAGCTGGACCTGGTCAGCGTGGCGCAACGGCAGAACGATGCCGCACTGCAATGGCTGATCGGAGAGATCGCGCAGCTGGCCGAGGAACAGGCCTAG
- a CDS encoding alanine racemase — protein sequence MTQNYSQPIISDELGSNRPNAAAERNYFARGVQTPALFEIDGNPIPALVAEFGSPLFVFSEHALRHKARHAREAFKQRYPRTSFAWSLKTNPLKGICQILRQEGWLAEVVSDFEYEKARDLGFAGPEILFNGPYKPRAILERAIEEGALLHVDNWDELNLIEKLVEKRRQPLDVGIRVWLDAGIRPVWSKFGFALANGEAERAAERIVRNPALRLHTLHTHIGTYILEPAAYRTATQKLLALRDALERKHGHLIDCLDLGGGFPSNSLLHGMTGPAEQVVPPIEAYADAITEVLNRLPEKKRPLLRLETGRHLVDEAGYLLTSVVAVKGVHRSRAEQDSLSARDYKEQLIAGEDSKVNYILDAGINLLYTAAWYRFEVRPSRLIDKPPMPSRLYGSLCMAIDVIRDYVDLPPLEVGDVLSLHPVGAYNLSQSMQFIAYRPAVVLIGEDGTAHLIRLAETLEEVQRLERLPDHLAER from the coding sequence GTGACCCAGAATTACAGCCAACCGATCATCAGCGACGAGCTGGGCAGCAACCGCCCGAACGCGGCCGCCGAACGCAACTACTTTGCCCGTGGCGTGCAGACGCCAGCGCTGTTCGAGATCGACGGCAACCCGATCCCGGCGCTGGTCGCCGAGTTCGGCTCGCCGCTGTTCGTCTTCTCCGAACATGCGCTGCGGCACAAGGCGCGGCACGCGCGCGAGGCCTTCAAGCAGCGCTATCCGCGCACCAGCTTCGCCTGGTCGCTCAAGACCAACCCGCTCAAGGGCATCTGCCAGATCCTGCGCCAGGAAGGCTGGCTCGCCGAGGTGGTCTCGGACTTCGAATACGAGAAGGCCCGCGACCTCGGCTTTGCCGGCCCGGAAATCCTCTTCAACGGCCCCTACAAGCCACGCGCCATCCTCGAGCGCGCCATCGAAGAAGGCGCGCTGCTGCACGTCGACAACTGGGACGAGCTGAACCTGATCGAGAAGCTGGTGGAAAAGCGCCGGCAACCGCTCGACGTCGGCATCCGCGTATGGCTCGACGCCGGCATTCGCCCGGTGTGGTCGAAGTTCGGCTTCGCCCTGGCCAACGGCGAAGCCGAACGCGCCGCCGAGCGCATCGTGCGCAATCCCGCGCTGCGCCTGCATACGCTGCATACGCACATCGGCACCTACATCCTCGAGCCGGCCGCCTACCGCACCGCCACGCAGAAGCTGCTGGCACTGCGCGATGCGCTCGAACGCAAGCACGGCCACCTGATCGACTGCCTCGACCTGGGTGGCGGCTTCCCGTCCAACAGCCTGCTGCACGGCATGACCGGCCCGGCCGAACAGGTGGTGCCGCCGATCGAAGCCTATGCCGATGCCATCACCGAGGTGCTCAACCGGCTGCCGGAGAAGAAGCGGCCGCTGCTGCGCCTGGAAACCGGTCGGCATCTGGTGGACGAAGCCGGCTATCTGCTCACCAGCGTCGTCGCGGTGAAGGGCGTGCACCGCTCGCGTGCCGAGCAGGACAGCCTGTCGGCGCGCGACTACAAGGAACAGCTGATCGCCGGCGAGGATTCAAAGGTCAACTACATCCTCGATGCCGGCATCAATCTGCTCTACACCGCCGCCTGGTATCGCTTCGAGGTGCGCCCGTCACGCCTGATCGACAAGCCGCCGATGCCGTCACGCCTGTACGGCTCGCTGTGCATGGCGATCGACGTGATCCGCGACTATGTCGACCTGCCTCCGCTGGAGGTCGGCGACGTACTCAGCCTTCACCCGGTCGGCGCCTACAACCTCAGCCAGTCGATGCAGTTCATCGCCTATCGTCCGGCCGTGGTGCTGATTGGCGAAGACGGGACTGCGCACCTGATCCGTCTCGCCGAGACGCTCGAAGAGGTGCAGCGACTCGAGCGCCTGCCCGACCACCTGGCTGAACGCTGA
- a CDS encoding urea transporter: MNAPQNETALSGGSLRAAHRFSTPLVSILGPALGGAFLIPHPWLGALLWLGLFQNLRFAAFALFGTVLAEGILRLFQIRDNSAAEGNLKANALLSAVAAAWLTEFAGLAVEAPILVVASTVIATTVLATAMLRTLLRASLPPLVVSYCLVSVFLFAIFPHWTLSAMAAMQWWPVPETPQQWLVTYFRTLGALLFSPTLGIGMIIALAILLWSRLAFLAGTIGWIAGIVTAVQLNQQGVLFYWMPTAYNSFLAGAALGAVFFVPSRISLALAALGGASAALLAAGLQHLSPYTAFGYLPLASALTIWVALSALGSAESYLVRRNHSLHEPPESAWQQLDYWSRRSGGNGPFVIVPLFGRSRIAQGEDGTLSHAGPWRHALDFQPIAVAEPGPFDGLVMAPASGFVERVQDGIADNPIGICNYAQNWGNYVTIRLDQGGWALLAHLQQGSIRVAPGSRVEAGAFIARLGNSGRSPAPHVHLQCQTGGEPSAPTLPFRLANFLSAPDAEQPFLHWHSAGLPSQGTLVSPAPANPAAQALLASAAPGVAVWSIETEGQLPRQVLRRQGDTERVRITLDTAGQHLLRGERGGALVVQLAADAWRVAELQRDCQPLLWLLALAVPTVPYAAGPGMKWDDLTPLLSSRLPADLALFLAPYRSKPFVRSRCHCTAAPDGEGRGLAVVSETTSALPWLPSRLHCRLDRLCGPVYLQAEFPHGRITYTLISFEPGLPFDY, translated from the coding sequence ATGAACGCACCGCAGAACGAGACCGCGCTGTCGGGCGGCTCGCTCAGAGCCGCGCATCGTTTCTCCACGCCGCTGGTGTCAATCCTTGGCCCCGCGCTCGGCGGGGCGTTCCTCATTCCGCACCCGTGGCTCGGCGCGCTGCTCTGGCTGGGGCTGTTTCAGAACCTGCGCTTCGCCGCTTTCGCGCTGTTCGGCACGGTACTGGCCGAAGGCATCCTGCGGCTGTTCCAGATCCGCGACAACTCCGCGGCCGAGGGCAACCTCAAGGCCAACGCCCTGCTCTCGGCGGTGGCCGCCGCCTGGCTGACCGAGTTCGCCGGGCTGGCCGTCGAGGCGCCGATCCTGGTCGTGGCGAGCACCGTCATCGCTACCACCGTGCTCGCCACCGCGATGCTGCGCACGCTGCTCAGGGCCAGCTTGCCGCCGCTGGTGGTGAGCTACTGCCTGGTCTCGGTATTCCTGTTCGCCATCTTTCCCCACTGGACGCTTTCGGCGATGGCCGCGATGCAGTGGTGGCCCGTGCCGGAAACCCCGCAGCAATGGCTCGTCACCTATTTCCGTACGCTCGGAGCGCTGCTCTTTTCGCCGACCCTGGGCATCGGCATGATCATCGCGCTGGCTATCCTGCTCTGGTCGCGTCTGGCCTTCCTCGCCGGGACCATCGGCTGGATCGCCGGCATCGTCACTGCGGTGCAGCTCAACCAGCAGGGCGTGCTGTTCTACTGGATGCCGACGGCCTACAACTCGTTTCTCGCCGGTGCCGCGCTGGGTGCCGTGTTCTTCGTGCCCAGCCGCATCAGCCTGGCGCTGGCTGCGCTTGGCGGCGCCAGCGCCGCACTGCTTGCCGCCGGGCTGCAGCACCTGTCGCCCTACACCGCCTTCGGCTATCTGCCGCTGGCCTCGGCGCTGACGATCTGGGTGGCGCTCAGCGCGCTGGGGAGCGCGGAAAGCTACCTGGTGCGGCGCAATCACTCCCTGCACGAGCCGCCGGAGAGCGCCTGGCAGCAGCTCGACTACTGGTCGCGTCGCTCCGGTGGCAACGGGCCGTTCGTGATCGTGCCGCTATTCGGCCGCTCGCGGATCGCCCAGGGCGAGGACGGCACGCTGAGCCATGCCGGGCCTTGGCGGCATGCGCTGGATTTCCAGCCCATCGCGGTCGCCGAGCCCGGCCCCTTCGACGGCCTGGTGATGGCGCCGGCATCCGGCTTCGTCGAGCGCGTACAGGACGGTATCGCCGACAACCCGATCGGCATCTGCAACTATGCGCAGAACTGGGGCAACTACGTGACGATTCGCCTGGACCAGGGCGGCTGGGCATTGCTCGCGCACCTGCAGCAGGGCTCGATCCGGGTGGCCCCCGGCAGCCGCGTGGAAGCCGGGGCATTCATTGCCCGGCTGGGCAACTCGGGGCGCTCACCGGCGCCGCATGTGCACCTGCAATGCCAGACCGGAGGCGAGCCCAGCGCACCGACGCTGCCGTTCCGGCTGGCCAACTTCCTCTCCGCGCCCGATGCCGAGCAGCCTTTCCTGCACTGGCATTCGGCCGGGCTGCCATCGCAGGGCACGCTGGTCTCGCCAGCACCAGCCAACCCGGCCGCCCAGGCGCTGCTGGCCAGTGCCGCTCCCGGCGTGGCGGTGTGGAGCATCGAGACCGAAGGCCAACTGCCGCGGCAGGTATTGCGGCGCCAGGGGGATACCGAACGGGTCCGCATCACGCTCGATACGGCCGGCCAGCACTTGCTGCGCGGCGAACGCGGCGGAGCCCTGGTCGTGCAACTGGCTGCCGATGCCTGGCGTGTCGCCGAGCTGCAGCGGGACTGCCAGCCGTTGCTCTGGCTACTCGCCCTCGCCGTGCCAACGGTGCCCTATGCCGCTGGCCCGGGAATGAAATGGGATGACCTGACACCCTTGCTGAGCTCGCGGCTGCCAGCCGATCTCGCGCTGTTCCTCGCGCCCTATCGATCCAAGCCTTTCGTGCGTAGCCGCTGCCACTGTACGGCGGCACCGGACGGCGAAGGCCGCGGACTGGCCGTGGTCAGCGAGACGACCAGCGCCCTGCCCTGGTTGCCCTCGCGCCTGCATTGCCGGCTCGACCGCCTCTGCGGCCCGGTGTACCTGCAGGCCGAGTTCCCGCACGGGCGCATCACCTACACGCTGATCTCCTTCGAACCGGGCCTGCCGTTCGACTACTGA
- a CDS encoding FIST N-terminal domain-containing protein → MSLFTRLKAGARSGEGVMSLHTSARQLSERLAALRFEPTYLAGFVSPHVDIDAVARQLRQRFPRTAMSLCSTAGELSSEAGHLYCATSGQWDGIVLQLFDASVIAAAEVVHVPLASEDIRGGGQRLSMGERIARLTESIKRLQVSMKIDYRDTLANIFFDGLSASESFFMEALYESGRFPCLFVGGSAGGKLDFKSTQLHDGQRAYQNHALIVFLKCARDVRFGVFKSQNFEPTPLSLSVLSASLEERYISQVVDARGNIRSMVQALCEALNCAPQALEQRLADYSFAIRVGDEVFVRSIAQIDFANERVHLFCDVAPGEELIMVKRTPLAEATRRDYQRFMRGKPGKPLVGILNDCILRRLNNEQALAGMDAVFDDVPVAGYSTFGEILGLNLNQTLTAVFFFRTDDKAEFHDEYTDNFIAYHSEFKAFFLRRQIKKLAGLSQVVVKQIEQFKRQDYSSAVDIAGLDEQIRPVFRGLADLGQVLSQADHERQSMSEQLSRCATDLHGSMDELTLTINEQGAVIEQAGSSVKQMVNQAEEVVTSARELAQSSQRIQSVVQTIQQIAGQTNLLALNAAIEAARAGDMGRGFAVVADEVRKLAEITGKNAEEIGTDIDRLAGEIRAVAQHIETHSAGVGSLTGLLNALESSSEQTANTSKQTKGVADMLIGLTAR, encoded by the coding sequence ATGTCCTTGTTCACCCGTCTCAAGGCCGGCGCCCGTTCCGGCGAAGGTGTCATGAGCCTGCATACCAGCGCCCGGCAGTTGTCCGAGCGCCTGGCGGCCCTGCGTTTCGAGCCCACCTATCTGGCCGGCTTCGTGTCACCGCACGTCGATATAGACGCAGTGGCGCGGCAGCTGCGGCAGCGCTTCCCGCGCACGGCCATGAGCCTGTGCAGCACCGCCGGCGAGTTGTCGAGCGAGGCCGGGCATCTGTACTGCGCAACCAGCGGCCAGTGGGATGGCATCGTGCTGCAGCTGTTCGATGCCAGCGTCATCGCCGCCGCCGAAGTGGTACACGTGCCGCTGGCCAGCGAGGACATTCGGGGCGGCGGCCAGCGCCTGTCGATGGGCGAACGTATCGCGCGGCTGACCGAATCGATCAAGCGGCTGCAGGTGTCGATGAAGATCGACTACCGCGACACCCTGGCCAACATCTTTTTCGACGGGCTGTCGGCGTCTGAATCCTTCTTCATGGAGGCGCTCTACGAGTCCGGCCGTTTTCCCTGCCTGTTCGTTGGCGGTTCCGCCGGCGGCAAGCTGGACTTCAAGAGTACGCAGCTGCACGACGGCCAGCGCGCCTACCAGAATCACGCCCTGATCGTTTTTCTCAAGTGCGCCCGCGATGTGCGCTTCGGCGTGTTCAAGAGCCAGAACTTCGAACCCACGCCGCTCAGCCTGAGCGTGCTCAGCGCCTCCCTGGAGGAGCGCTACATCAGCCAGGTGGTGGACGCTCGCGGCAATATCCGCAGCATGGTGCAGGCGCTCTGCGAGGCGCTGAACTGCGCGCCCCAGGCCCTCGAACAGCGCCTGGCCGATTACTCGTTCGCCATTCGGGTGGGCGATGAAGTGTTCGTCCGCTCGATCGCGCAGATCGACTTCGCCAACGAGCGCGTGCACCTGTTCTGCGACGTGGCGCCCGGCGAAGAGCTGATCATGGTCAAGCGCACCCCGCTGGCCGAGGCGACCCGCCGCGACTACCAGCGCTTCATGCGCGGCAAGCCCGGCAAGCCGCTGGTTGGCATTCTCAACGACTGCATCCTGCGCCGGCTCAACAACGAGCAGGCGCTGGCCGGCATGGACGCGGTATTCGACGATGTGCCGGTCGCCGGTTACTCCACCTTTGGCGAAATCCTCGGCCTGAACCTCAACCAGACCCTGACGGCGGTGTTCTTCTTCCGCACCGACGACAAGGCGGAATTCCACGACGAATACACCGACAACTTCATTGCCTATCACAGTGAATTCAAGGCGTTCTTTCTGCGTCGGCAGATCAAGAAGCTCGCCGGTCTGAGCCAGGTGGTGGTCAAGCAGATCGAGCAGTTCAAGCGCCAGGACTACAGCAGCGCGGTGGACATCGCGGGCCTGGACGAGCAGATCCGCCCGGTGTTTCGCGGGCTGGCGGATCTCGGCCAGGTGCTTTCGCAGGCCGATCATGAGCGCCAGAGCATGTCCGAACAGCTGAGCCGCTGCGCCACCGACCTGCACGGCTCGATGGACGAGCTGACCCTGACGATCAACGAGCAGGGCGCCGTCATCGAGCAGGCCGGCAGCTCGGTCAAGCAAATGGTCAACCAGGCCGAGGAGGTGGTCACCAGCGCGCGCGAGCTCGCCCAGTCGAGCCAGCGCATCCAGTCGGTGGTACAGACGATCCAGCAGATCGCCGGCCAGACCAACCTGCTGGCGCTCAACGCGGCGATCGAAGCCGCTCGAGCCGGCGACATGGGCCGGGGCTTTGCGGTGGTGGCCGACGAGGTGCGCAAGCTGGCCGAGATCACCGGCAAGAACGCCGAAGAGATCGGCACTGACATCGATCGGCTGGCCGGCGAGATCCGCGCCGTGGCGCAGCACATCGAAACGCACTCGGCCGGTGTCGGCTCGCTGACCGGGCTGCTGAATGCACTGGAGAGCTCCAGCGAGCAGACCGCCAACACCTCAAAGCAGACCAAGGGGGTGGCCGACATGCTCATCGGCCTGACCGCGCGCTGA
- a CDS encoding ABC transporter substrate-binding protein: MYTRQKNLFALSAMAAALLLSGCANKLVIASHARLTTLDPITSTAYVTRSHGYMVYDTLFALDENLRQRPQMAETWTSSSDLKTWHIKLREGLQWHDGTPVTAEDCVASLQRWGKRDGAGQQLFRNVERISIDDPHTFTIVLREPDVGIIRTLGKVSVNVPFMMPKRLAQTDAFTPITEATGSGPFVYQPERSTADKAVYVRNPNYKPRHDPQSQAAGAKVAGVDVVEWRYYPMQQEAVQRLLDGRVDYVESPSTRLVSMMEDKADVTVASTDPLGNVAMARFNHQQAPFDNPGVRRAVLMAMKQDAYMSAALGDARYWRNCYSVFPCGTPLANEAGSEVMKQGDLGAARKALAAAGYDGTPVVLLNPVDMPVMTAFTQVTANLLKQLGMTVEVRDMDWATMLQQRESRAPVAEGGWSMFHTWWNAADLSDTSAIAFSGDPQNGWFGWADDAELERLRAKAANASGAEKQALAREIQQRLWNDGAFAVLGQFFEPVAFRSDLQGITSPMQFYWGVSHAK, translated from the coding sequence ATGTACACACGGCAGAAAAACCTGTTCGCGCTGTCGGCAATGGCCGCGGCCCTGCTGCTCTCGGGGTGTGCGAACAAACTGGTCATCGCCTCGCACGCGCGGCTGACCACGCTTGACCCGATCACCAGCACCGCGTACGTGACGCGCAGCCACGGCTACATGGTTTACGACACGCTGTTCGCGCTCGACGAAAACCTGCGGCAGCGCCCGCAGATGGCGGAAACCTGGACCTCTTCGAGCGACCTCAAGACCTGGCACATCAAGCTGCGCGAAGGCCTGCAATGGCATGACGGTACGCCGGTCACCGCCGAGGACTGCGTCGCCTCGCTGCAGCGTTGGGGCAAGCGTGACGGCGCCGGCCAGCAGCTGTTCCGCAACGTCGAGCGCATCAGCATCGACGATCCGCACACCTTCACCATCGTGCTGCGCGAGCCTGATGTCGGCATCATCCGCACGCTGGGCAAGGTCTCGGTAAACGTTCCGTTCATGATGCCCAAGCGCCTGGCGCAGACCGACGCCTTCACGCCGATTACCGAAGCCACTGGCTCCGGCCCGTTCGTCTATCAGCCCGAGCGATCGACGGCGGACAAGGCCGTCTATGTGCGCAACCCGAACTACAAGCCGCGGCACGACCCGCAGTCGCAGGCCGCCGGCGCCAAGGTGGCGGGCGTCGATGTCGTCGAGTGGCGTTACTACCCGATGCAGCAGGAAGCCGTGCAGCGGCTGCTCGACGGCCGCGTCGACTATGTCGAGTCGCCCTCCACCCGCCTGGTGTCGATGATGGAGGACAAGGCGGACGTGACGGTCGCCTCGACCGACCCGCTGGGCAACGTGGCCATGGCACGCTTCAACCACCAGCAGGCCCCGTTCGACAATCCGGGCGTGCGCCGTGCGGTGCTGATGGCGATGAAACAGGACGCCTACATGTCCGCGGCGCTCGGTGACGCGCGCTACTGGCGCAATTGCTATTCGGTGTTTCCCTGCGGTACGCCGCTGGCCAACGAGGCCGGTAGCGAGGTGATGAAGCAGGGCGATCTCGGCGCCGCCCGCAAGGCCCTGGCCGCGGCGGGCTATGACGGCACGCCGGTGGTGCTGCTCAACCCCGTCGATATGCCGGTGATGACCGCCTTTACCCAGGTGACGGCGAACCTGCTCAAGCAGTTGGGCATGACCGTCGAGGTGCGCGACATGGACTGGGCGACCATGCTGCAACAGCGCGAAAGTCGGGCGCCGGTCGCAGAGGGTGGCTGGAGCATGTTCCACACCTGGTGGAACGCGGCGGATCTGTCCGATACCTCGGCCATTGCCTTCTCCGGCGATCCGCAGAACGGTTGGTTCGGCTGGGCTGACGACGCCGAACTCGAACGCCTGCGGGCCAAGGCGGCCAACGCCAGCGGTGCCGAAAAGCAGGCCCTGGCGCGAGAGATCCAGCAGCGCTTGTGGAATGACGGCGCCTTTGCCGTGCTCGGGCAGTTCTTCGAGCCGGTCGCCTTCCGCAGCGACCTGCAGGGCATCACCTCGCCGATGCAGTTCTACTGGGGCGTCTCGCACGCCAAGTGA
- a CDS encoding nitroreductase family protein → MDIEEAIRSRRAIKAYDTTHQLSREEKDELLQLAMLAPSAFNLQHVRLVEVSDPQLRQQIREAGWNQAQMTDAAMLVVVCAQVDSWEKNVRRVWDGTPQEVQDYMAGAIDNYYRDKPQVQRDEVMRSCGLMAQTLMLAARGKGLDSCPMDGFDFDAVGRLINLPDNHVIGLMVAVGKRTADPRPRVGKLPFDEVVIRDRF, encoded by the coding sequence ATGGACATCGAAGAAGCGATCCGCAGCCGCCGTGCCATCAAGGCATATGACACCACGCACCAACTCTCGCGCGAGGAAAAGGACGAGCTGCTGCAGCTGGCAATGCTGGCGCCCAGCGCCTTCAATCTGCAGCACGTGCGCCTGGTGGAGGTGAGCGACCCGCAGCTGCGCCAGCAGATCCGCGAAGCGGGCTGGAACCAGGCGCAGATGACCGACGCCGCGATGCTGGTGGTGGTCTGCGCGCAGGTCGACAGCTGGGAGAAGAATGTCCGCCGCGTCTGGGACGGTACGCCACAAGAAGTGCAGGATTACATGGCCGGCGCCATCGATAACTACTACCGCGACAAGCCGCAGGTCCAGCGTGACGAGGTCATGCGCAGCTGCGGGCTGATGGCGCAGACGCTGATGCTCGCTGCCCGCGGCAAGGGCCTGGACTCCTGCCCGATGGATGGCTTTGACTTCGACGCGGTCGGCCGGCTGATCAACCTGCCGGACAACCACGTGATCGGCCTGATGGTGGCGGTCGGCAAGCGCACCGCCGATCCGCGCCCGCGCGTGGGCAAGCTGCCGTTCGACGAGGTGGTGATTCGCGACCGCTTCTGA
- a CDS encoding DUF2795 domain-containing protein, translated as MTRGVGGESPANVATYLKGIDYPANKQDLLQHARQNGAEQDVVDVLERMPEQQYGNMADVMKGYGEAH; from the coding sequence ATGACGCGCGGAGTAGGCGGCGAATCACCCGCTAACGTGGCAACCTACCTCAAGGGTATCGACTACCCTGCAAACAAACAGGACCTGCTCCAGCACGCCAGGCAGAACGGCGCCGAGCAGGATGTCGTCGACGTCCTCGAACGTATGCCGGAGCAGCAGTACGGCAACATGGCGGACGTGATGAAGGGCTACGGCGAAGCCCACTAG
- a CDS encoding PqqD family protein has product MSTQPSSAGEQSGPLSERLRFYDDEFVFDSVSGMFHRLNPSASFMLRALIAGATPEELPRRLQAHYALDSATAARDAQLFLNSLAALEPLGRLFEAARKAS; this is encoded by the coding sequence ATGTCGACCCAGCCCTCCTCCGCCGGCGAGCAGTCCGGTCCGCTTTCCGAGCGCCTGCGGTTCTATGACGACGAGTTCGTCTTCGACAGCGTATCGGGCATGTTCCATCGGCTTAATCCCAGCGCCAGCTTCATGCTGCGCGCCCTGATTGCCGGCGCGACACCCGAGGAGCTTCCGCGGCGCCTGCAGGCCCACTACGCACTCGACAGCGCGACGGCCGCACGCGACGCCCAGCTGTTTCTCAACAGCCTGGCAGCCCTGGAGCCGCTCGGCCGCCTGTTCGAGGCGGCGAGGAAGGCATCATGA
- a CDS encoding dienelactone hydrolase family protein, with product MLEGELFRPEGEGPFPAIVLMHGCGGWQPAVRQGLRAHADYLREQGFVVLNLDSFGPRHYGGGKLCSNNPALYEALNYRTHDAFDAMRYLAGQDFVAADNIFLMGQSNGGAVAIRAAKRSAAQRYGQGEPAFRGVVAYYPWCGELGRSRVELGAPLLILAGGRDNWVPARECLGVRGEGAPLDVKVYPNAVHSFDLDLPPQSFAGKRIGGDPVATADSRTRMLRFLVGNLTPAQQLAYAARHGREVASN from the coding sequence ATGCTCGAAGGCGAACTGTTCCGCCCCGAGGGCGAGGGCCCCTTTCCGGCGATTGTCCTGATGCATGGCTGCGGGGGTTGGCAGCCGGCGGTCCGGCAAGGCTTGCGTGCGCATGCCGACTATCTGCGCGAGCAGGGTTTCGTGGTGCTCAATCTCGACAGTTTCGGCCCGCGCCATTACGGCGGCGGTAAGTTGTGCTCCAACAATCCCGCCTTGTACGAAGCGCTCAACTACCGAACGCACGATGCCTTCGATGCGATGCGCTATCTGGCCGGGCAGGATTTTGTCGCAGCGGACAATATCTTCCTGATGGGACAGAGCAATGGCGGGGCGGTCGCCATTCGCGCAGCCAAGCGCTCGGCTGCGCAGCGCTATGGCCAGGGCGAGCCGGCGTTTCGTGGTGTGGTCGCCTATTACCCCTGGTGTGGCGAACTGGGGCGCTCGCGCGTCGAGCTGGGGGCGCCGCTGCTGATTCTCGCCGGCGGGCGGGACAACTGGGTGCCGGCGCGCGAATGCCTGGGGGTGCGAGGCGAGGGCGCGCCGCTGGACGTCAAGGTGTACCCGAACGCGGTGCATTCGTTCGACCTCGATCTGCCGCCACAGAGCTTCGCCGGCAAGCGGATCGGCGGCGATCCGGTGGCCACCGCAGACAGTCGCACGCGGATGTTGCGGTTCCTTGTCGGCAATCTCACGCCCGCCCAGCAGCTGGCCTACGCGGCACGACACGGACGGGAAGTCGCCAGCAACTGA